The following coding sequences are from one Capsicum annuum cultivar UCD-10X-F1 chromosome 3, UCD10Xv1.1, whole genome shotgun sequence window:
- the LOC107863320 gene encoding E3 ubiquitin-protein ligase XBAT33: MGNSFGCSASGERLVSAARDGDYVEAKMLLDCNPCLSKYSTFGGLNSPLHFAAAKGHNDIVALLLENGADVNSRNYCGQTALMQACRYGHWEVVQTLLLFRCNVMRADYLSGRTALHFAAVNGHVRCIRLVVTDFVPSAPLDSINAPTNVDGGDGSNSKNKHEQSALSKFVNKAADGGITALHMAALNGYFDCVQLLLDLNANVSAVTFHYGSSMDLIGAGSTPLHYAACGGNLKCCQILIARGASRLTLNCNGWVPLDVARMWGRHWLEPLLAANSDSIIPPFPSSSYLSLPLLSVLNIAREGGLQSSATSSDDSDTCAVCLERACSVAAEGCGHQLCVRCALYLCSASNIPSELLGPPGSIPCPLCRHGIVSFVKLPGSPAKEIKLHLSLSLCTPCMLHPREQDQSTPSSAHEIRKNRVASVSSDFSCPVTCSPFPSVAIPLCTCDERHSPTLESRENDTQEETPNQSQSTSTDQDKMDVRLEKTTCSNMFWGRRSCSREHQCNAEINA, translated from the exons atgggtAATTCATTTGGGTGTTCGGCTTCGGGTGAACGGTTGGTATCGGCGGCGAGAGACGGCGATTATGTTGAAGCTAAGATGTTGCTTGATTGTAATCCATGTCTTTCCAAGTACTCTACTTTTGGTGGACTCAATTCTCCTCTTCATTTTGCTGCTGCTAAGGGCCACAACGAC ATTGTTGCATTGTTGCTTGAGAACGGTGCTGATGTCAATTCCAGAAATTACTGTGGCCAG aCGGCACTGATGCAGGCATGTAGATATGGCCACTGGGAAgttgttcaaacccttcttctCTTTAGATGCAAT GTTATGAGGGCAGACTATCTTAGTGGAAGAACAGCTCTGCATTTTGCGGCAGTGAATGGACATGTTAGATGCATAAGACTTGTGGTCACTGATTTTGTTCCTAGTGCCCCTCTTGATTCTATAAATGCTCCAACGAATGTCGACGGGGGTGACGgttcaaattcaaaaaacaaacaTGAGCAAAG TGCACTgtcaaaatttgtaaataaagctGCTGATGGTGGTATTACTGCTCTTCATATGGCTGCATTGAATGGGTATTTTGATTGTGTCCAGCTCTTGCTTGATCTTAATGCAAATGTATCAGCTGTGACATTTCACTATGGTTCATCGATGGATCTGATAG GGGCTGGAAGCACTCCTTTGCACTATGCTGCCTGTGGCGGAAATCTAAAATGCTGCCAG ATCCTTATTGCAAGAGGTGCCAGTCGATTGACGTTGAACTGCAATGG GTGGGTTCCTCTCGATGTTGCCAGGATGTGGGGCCGTCATTGGCTTGAACCATTACTTGCAGCAAATTCTGATTCAATAATTCCACCCTTTCCATCTTCAAGTTATTTATCATTGCCTCTCTTAAGTGTGCTTAACATCGCAAG GGAGGGCGGGTTGCAGTCTTCAGCAACTTcctctgatgattctgatacttgTGCTGTTTGCCTGGAGAGGGCATGTTCAGTGGCTGCTGAAG GTTGTGGGCATCAATTGTGTGTAAGATGTGCACTCTATCTTTGCTCGGCAAGCAACATCCCATCTGAATTATTGGGTCCACCTGGCTCCATTCCATGTCCACTTTGTAGACATGGTATTGTCTCATTTGTAAAACTCCCTGGATCTCCTGCAAAGGAAATTAAGTTACATCTGTCCCTTAGCTTATGCACACCATGCATGCTTCATCCTCGTGAGCAAGATCAATCAACGCCATCTAGCGCGCATGAAATTAGAAAGAATCGTGTTGCTTCAGTCTCTTCAGATTTCTCCTGTCCTGTGACTTGTAGCCCATTTCCCTCTGTTGCAATCCCTTTGTGTACCTGTGATGAAAGACATTCCCCAACCTTGGAATCAAGAGAAAATGATACTCAAGAAGAAACTCCTAATCAGTCACAGTCCACATCAACGGACCAAGACAAAATGGATGTGAGATTGGAGAAAACTACCTGCTCGAACATGTTTTGGGGCAGAAGAAGCTGCAGCAGGGAGCATCAGTGTAATGCTGAGATTAATGCTTAA